The Paucidesulfovibrio gracilis DSM 16080 genome window below encodes:
- a CDS encoding ArsA family ATPase, which yields MQRYYFHAGKGGVGKSTTSSLTAMQLARSGREVLLVSLDPAHNQSDIFDMEFGAKPIAVADRLRVAQADIDDWIREYLRGIEDQVRRTYTYHAAFNLGDRLNVIKHSPGLEEYALLLAFKHYRDKNPGPDIIVYDMPPTALTMKFFNLPALSLVWLEQLLALRKEIMEKKKIITKIHMGACEIECDKISSRLDKQRVFFTELRDLFRSGERCHIHLVVNPDRLSFAEAGRICTSLDEMEIPLAGVLMNKVTPESVWDEGHDIFRRTTVHPLALSSEPLIGLDVLNGYLDTHQDDFGFAESDNG from the coding sequence ATGCAACGCTATTATTTTCATGCTGGAAAGGGAGGGGTGGGCAAATCCACCACATCGTCGCTCACGGCCATGCAGCTGGCCCGGTCCGGACGCGAGGTGCTCCTGGTTTCTCTGGACCCGGCCCACAACCAGTCCGACATTTTCGATATGGAATTCGGGGCCAAGCCCATTGCCGTGGCCGACCGGCTGCGCGTGGCCCAGGCCGACATTGACGATTGGATTCGGGAGTACCTGCGCGGCATTGAGGATCAGGTGCGCCGCACCTACACCTATCACGCGGCCTTCAACCTTGGCGACCGCCTGAATGTGATCAAGCATTCCCCCGGCCTGGAAGAATACGCCTTGCTCCTGGCCTTCAAGCATTACCGCGATAAAAATCCCGGGCCGGACATCATCGTCTACGACATGCCGCCCACGGCCCTGACCATGAAATTTTTCAACCTGCCCGCTCTTTCCCTGGTCTGGCTGGAACAGCTCCTGGCTCTGCGCAAGGAGATCATGGAGAAAAAGAAGATCATCACCAAGATTCACATGGGCGCGTGTGAGATCGAATGTGACAAGATCAGCTCCCGGCTGGACAAACAGCGTGTGTTTTTTACGGAGCTGCGTGATTTGTTCCGCAGCGGGGAGCGTTGCCATATCCACCTGGTGGTCAACCCGGACCGGCTTTCCTTTGCCGAGGCCGGACGCATCTGCACCAGCCTGGACGAGATGGAGATCCCCCTTGCCGGCGTGCTCATGAACAAGGTCACGCCGGAAAGCGTCTGGGACGAAGGGCACGACATCTTCCGCCGCACGACAGTGCATCCCCTGGCCCTCTCCAGCGAGCCGCTCATCGGCCTGGACGTGTTGAACGGGTACCTGGACACCCACCAGGACGACTTCGGCTTTGCCGAGTCCGACAATGGATAG
- a CDS encoding arsenic resistance protein, whose product MWKTLAAITRNLTLAIPALLILGFLYGLMVNAAPLKALIAPFTFLMVFPMMVTLDARRVFEGGDIKAQTLAQAVNFGIIPLLAFGLGMFFFHDAPAMALGLLLAGLVPTSGMTISWTGLARGNVAAAVKMTVLGLTLGSLLTPLYVKSFLGAALEVNMMAVATQIGLIVFLPLVAGQAVRHWMIRRYGRECFRKKIAPKFPVLSTLGVLGIVFIAMALKARAIAAAPEMLPAILVPLVLLYAVNFLLSTLLAKTLLPRGDGIALVYGTVMRNLSIALAIAINAFGEQGSGAALVIALAYVVQVQAAAWYVRFTAHIYGPAPA is encoded by the coding sequence ATGTGGAAAACTCTTGCCGCTATTACGCGGAATCTTACTTTGGCCATTCCGGCCTTGTTGATCTTGGGTTTTTTGTACGGGCTGATGGTGAATGCGGCCCCGCTCAAGGCACTCATTGCGCCGTTTACCTTTCTCATGGTGTTCCCCATGATGGTCACCCTGGACGCCCGGCGGGTGTTTGAGGGCGGCGATATCAAGGCCCAGACCCTGGCGCAGGCCGTGAACTTCGGGATCATTCCCCTGCTGGCGTTCGGCCTGGGGATGTTTTTCTTTCATGATGCGCCCGCCATGGCCTTGGGGCTGCTTCTGGCCGGTCTGGTGCCTACCAGCGGCATGACCATTTCCTGGACAGGGCTTGCGCGGGGCAACGTGGCCGCTGCCGTGAAGATGACCGTGCTCGGCCTGACCCTGGGATCCCTACTCACGCCGCTGTACGTGAAGTCGTTTTTGGGAGCCGCTCTGGAAGTGAATATGATGGCCGTGGCCACGCAGATCGGCTTGATTGTATTTTTGCCTCTGGTGGCGGGGCAGGCTGTGCGGCATTGGATGATCCGGCGCTATGGCCGGGAGTGCTTTCGCAAGAAGATCGCCCCCAAGTTCCCGGTGCTCTCCACGTTGGGCGTGCTCGGCATTGTGTTCATCGCCATGGCGCTCAAGGCCCGGGCCATTGCCGCGGCCCCGGAAATGCTGCCCGCCATTTTGGTGCCGTTGGTGCTGCTCTATGCCGTGAACTTTCTGCTCAGTACGCTGCTGGCCAAGACGCTGCTGCCCCGCGGCGACGGCATCGCCCTGGTTTACGGCACCGTGATGCGCAACCTTTCCATTGCCCTGGCCATTGCCATCAATGCGTTTGGCGAGCAGGGATCCGGAGCAGCCCTGGTCATCGCCCTGGCCTACGTGGTACAAGTACAGGCGGCAGCCTGGTATGTCCGCTTTACGGCCCACATCTACGGACCGGCCCCTGCATGA
- a CDS encoding SpoIIE family protein phosphatase, with product MPAKRLDHHSLAVRLAMIVLGVCALLFGAALAYNYMASRAIIVEQAEENSRTLGREVANHIAAQLRPVEQVVRNIALALEDASLTSGEVTSLAQRVVQSNDDIFAMAIAFEPFGMDQDRLFFAPYCHRTDNGVRVTELGGPDYRYFYKDWYQLPRELNGPVWTEPYFDSGGGGVMMTTYAAPFYRLHHGQRRFAGVVTADIPLSWMQRMARGTKLYDTGYTFLISRNGTFIHHPLKALMLNHTIFSLAEERGDTELWNVGRDMTEGGTAFLERVSVKGGVESFLFYTPLHVGGWSLGMLFPRDEVLQKATTLSRNLLLMGALGFLLLAGAVLWAAGGVTRPLRRLSAAAREIAGGNLDAAVPPPARRDEVGELAEAFDHMRGSLRQHMRELRETTAQKERIESELRIARDIQMGILPKLFPAFPEHEEFDVFASIEPAKAVGGDLYDFFFIDDRHFCFLVGDVSDKGVPAAFFMAVTKTLLKAVAPRSGGPADILEKVNNDLAEENDSCMFVTLFLGILDIDTGEVRYANAGHNPPMLLRDRRARLVPPMNEPMAGAMPGMTYTERSMTLRAGDVLFLYTDGVTEAMDHDQGLFSEERLRELLASMEDTGVQRVVAEVDLAIKHFTGGASQSDDITMLALQYKGSGR from the coding sequence ATGCCCGCTAAACGTCTGGATCATCACAGTCTGGCCGTCCGGCTGGCCATGATCGTATTGGGAGTCTGCGCGTTGCTTTTTGGCGCGGCCCTGGCCTACAACTACATGGCTTCGCGTGCGATCATCGTGGAGCAGGCCGAGGAAAACAGCCGGACCCTCGGGCGCGAGGTGGCTAACCACATTGCGGCCCAGTTGCGGCCAGTGGAGCAGGTGGTGCGCAACATCGCCCTGGCTCTGGAGGACGCCTCCCTCACCAGCGGAGAGGTCACGTCCCTGGCCCAGCGCGTGGTGCAGAGCAATGATGACATCTTTGCCATGGCCATTGCGTTCGAGCCGTTCGGGATGGATCAGGACCGCCTCTTTTTTGCGCCCTATTGCCACCGCACCGACAACGGGGTCCGGGTCACCGAGCTTGGCGGGCCGGATTATCGGTATTTTTACAAGGATTGGTATCAGCTCCCGCGGGAATTGAACGGTCCGGTCTGGACCGAGCCGTACTTTGACAGCGGGGGCGGCGGCGTAATGATGACCACCTATGCCGCGCCGTTTTACCGTCTGCATCACGGTCAGCGTCGTTTTGCCGGGGTGGTCACCGCAGACATCCCCTTGTCCTGGATGCAGCGCATGGCCCGGGGAACCAAGCTCTATGACACGGGGTACACCTTTCTCATTTCGCGCAACGGCACGTTTATCCACCATCCGCTGAAGGCTTTGATGCTCAACCACACCATTTTTTCCCTGGCTGAGGAGCGGGGAGACACGGAATTGTGGAACGTGGGGCGGGACATGACCGAAGGCGGTACCGCGTTTCTGGAGCGGGTCAGCGTCAAGGGCGGGGTGGAGAGTTTTTTGTTTTATACGCCCCTGCATGTGGGCGGCTGGTCCCTGGGCATGCTTTTCCCCAGGGATGAGGTATTGCAGAAGGCCACCACGCTTTCGCGCAATCTTTTGCTCATGGGGGCACTGGGCTTTCTGCTGCTGGCAGGGGCCGTGCTCTGGGCGGCAGGAGGAGTCACCCGGCCCTTGCGCCGGCTTTCCGCTGCGGCCCGGGAAATAGCGGGGGGCAATCTGGATGCGGCGGTGCCGCCTCCGGCACGGCGCGACGAGGTGGGCGAACTGGCCGAGGCCTTTGACCACATGCGCGGAAGCCTGCGCCAGCATATGCGGGAATTGCGGGAAACCACGGCGCAAAAAGAACGTATCGAGTCTGAGCTGCGCATTGCCCGTGACATCCAGATGGGCATTTTGCCCAAGCTGTTTCCGGCATTTCCCGAACATGAGGAATTCGACGTATTCGCTTCCATTGAACCGGCCAAGGCCGTGGGCGGCGACCTGTACGATTTCTTTTTCATCGACGACCGGCATTTTTGTTTTTTGGTGGGCGATGTTTCGGACAAGGGCGTGCCTGCGGCCTTTTTTATGGCCGTGACCAAGACCCTGCTCAAGGCGGTGGCTCCCCGAAGCGGCGGACCGGCGGATATTTTGGAAAAGGTCAATAACGATCTGGCCGAGGAAAACGATTCCTGCATGTTCGTGACCCTGTTTCTCGGCATTTTGGACATTGATACGGGCGAGGTGCGCTACGCCAATGCAGGCCACAATCCGCCCATGCTGCTTCGGGATCGGCGGGCGCGTCTGGTGCCGCCGATGAACGAGCCTATGGCCGGAGCCATGCCCGGCATGACCTACACCGAACGAAGCATGACCCTGCGGGCCGGGGATGTGTTGTTCCTCTACACCGACGGAGTCACCGAAGCCATGGACCATGACCAGGGGCTGTTCAGTGAGGAGCGGCTTCGCGAACTGCTCGCTTCCATGGAGGATACCGGTGTGCAGCGCGTGGTGGCTGAAGTGGACCTGGCCATCAAGCATTTTACGGGAGGCGCCAGCCAGTCCGACGACATCACCATGCTGGCATTGCAGTATAAGGGGTCCGGGCGCTGA
- a CDS encoding ABC transporter substrate-binding protein produces the protein MQGRPHGTASVWMVPAWLLILTAAVCLSYVPARAGQKRLERVSLMLQWSPQAQFAGFYMAEKKGMYEQRGLDMRLIPGGPDRVASDWLDSRDTDFCTMFLSTALERWDSGMPLVNVGQFVRHSALMLVARRGQGIRTAADLHGRKVSMWANEFQIQPRALFRSLGVRPEIVPLGSSMDLFLRGAVHATTVMWYNEYHTLLSAGLREEELQPIFFRDTEYDFPEDGVYCLRSTAEQRPEVALAVVDATREGWEYAFAHEEETLDVIVEHMREAGLPVTRVHQRWMLRRMRDVILPKGETRVDPSLNPATFRRVAGQLLEAGVIRRLPQYEHFYKGPDHAR, from the coding sequence ATGCAAGGCAGACCGCACGGCACCGCGTCTGTTTGGATGGTCCCGGCCTGGCTGCTGATTCTGACGGCGGCTGTTTGCCTGTCGTATGTTCCTGCCCGGGCCGGGCAAAAGCGGCTTGAACGGGTTTCCCTGATGCTGCAATGGTCGCCGCAGGCCCAATTCGCCGGTTTTTACATGGCCGAGAAGAAGGGCATGTACGAACAACGCGGGCTGGACATGCGCCTGATTCCCGGCGGGCCGGACCGGGTGGCCTCGGACTGGCTGGATTCCCGGGACACGGATTTTTGTACCATGTTTCTTTCCACGGCGTTGGAACGCTGGGATTCGGGCATGCCTCTGGTCAACGTGGGCCAGTTCGTGCGGCATTCGGCCCTGATGCTGGTGGCGCGCCGGGGCCAGGGCATCCGCACCGCAGCGGACCTGCACGGCCGCAAGGTTTCCATGTGGGCCAACGAATTTCAAATCCAGCCCCGCGCCCTGTTTCGCAGCTTGGGCGTGCGCCCTGAGATCGTGCCGCTGGGGTCGTCCATGGACCTGTTTTTGCGCGGTGCGGTCCATGCCACCACGGTCATGTGGTATAATGAATACCATACCCTGCTTTCCGCTGGATTGCGGGAGGAGGAACTGCAACCCATCTTTTTCCGGGATACCGAGTATGATTTTCCCGAGGATGGCGTCTACTGCCTGCGCTCCACAGCAGAGCAGCGTCCCGAGGTGGCGCTCGCCGTGGTGGACGCCACGCGGGAAGGCTGGGAATACGCCTTTGCCCACGAAGAGGAAACCCTTGACGTTATCGTGGAACACATGCGGGAGGCCGGATTGCCTGTCACGCGGGTGCATCAGCGCTGGATGCTGCGGCGTATGCGCGATGTGATCCTCCCGAAGGGCGAGACCCGGGTGGACCCGTCGCTCAATCCCGCAACGTTCCGCCGGGTGGCCGGGCAGCTCCTGGAAGCCGGGGTGATCCGGCGTTTGCCGCAGTATGAGCATTTTTACAAGGGACCGGACCATGCCCGCTAA
- a CDS encoding ATP-binding protein, translating to MADALRLEAKLDNLEPLLDFAAGQFERLGAPGELGGRLRLVLEELLVNVCHYAYAVPQAPGAPHEGLVEVTCLREPGTDGKQRFCVCVRDWGVPFDPLQREAPDVALGVEERPVGGLGILLAVEMADHLQYARQQGANVLTACFDL from the coding sequence ATGGCGGACGCGTTGCGCCTTGAGGCGAAGCTGGACAACCTGGAACCCCTGCTGGATTTCGCGGCCGGGCAGTTCGAACGGCTGGGCGCCCCCGGCGAATTGGGCGGGCGTCTGCGGCTCGTGCTTGAAGAACTGCTGGTGAACGTGTGCCATTATGCCTACGCCGTGCCGCAGGCTCCCGGCGCACCGCACGAGGGGCTGGTGGAAGTGACGTGTCTGCGTGAGCCGGGGACCGACGGAAAACAACGGTTTTGCGTATGCGTTCGGGATTGGGGCGTTCCTTTTGATCCATTGCAGCGCGAGGCTCCGGACGTGGCTCTGGGAGTGGAAGAACGGCCCGTTGGGGGGCTGGGAATTCTCCTGGCTGTGGAAATGGCCGATCATCTCCAGTATGCGCGGCAGCAGGGAGCCAATGTGCTCACGGCCTGCTTTGACCTCTAG
- a CDS encoding rhodanese-like domain-containing protein, with product MAIGKGRPGRFWGLMCVVLMLLPGVAQGQDDFPLRPFYPAVSVVDSETLLKIYPRAVIVDVRSEFEYEVARINKAVNAPIAHGRPLAVVERIRARDASSPLVFYCNDPACSRAFRVAQEAVNQGWENVYVYDAGVFAWIAAAPDKATLMGNSPASLERVISPALYRRHLLAYDEFERLSYEPGALVVDIRDIYHREREPRLRDVRNIPMESLLQAVTNRVWVERRLLIFDADGGQTRWLQYFLQANGYTDYYFLDGGVESLGRSAKTRLVDVGTSSVSFSQHNMLRLLKDRQIQELDRRLLLYVAARLRFDNYALLVRSETMIRLGVDEGALFEASDRLARSGWLLYTRVNGSLVYRVNPRLAWRGEMEGKVWMSRVHEFEKAVGR from the coding sequence ATGGCAATAGGAAAGGGACGGCCCGGAAGATTCTGGGGACTGATGTGCGTCGTATTGATGCTGCTGCCGGGTGTGGCACAGGGTCAGGACGATTTCCCCCTGCGTCCGTTTTATCCCGCCGTGTCCGTGGTGGATTCCGAAACCCTGCTGAAAATATATCCCCGCGCCGTGATCGTGGATGTGCGTTCCGAGTTTGAATACGAGGTGGCGCGCATCAACAAAGCCGTGAACGCGCCCATCGCCCATGGCCGTCCCCTGGCCGTGGTGGAACGCATCCGCGCCCGCGACGCATCCTCGCCATTGGTGTTCTATTGCAATGATCCGGCCTGCTCCCGGGCCTTTCGGGTGGCTCAGGAGGCCGTGAACCAAGGCTGGGAAAACGTCTACGTCTATGACGCGGGCGTGTTCGCCTGGATCGCGGCCGCACCGGACAAGGCCACGCTTATGGGCAATTCCCCGGCCAGCCTGGAGCGGGTTATTTCTCCGGCCCTGTATCGTCGCCATTTGCTTGCCTATGACGAATTTGAGCGGCTTTCCTACGAGCCGGGCGCGCTGGTGGTGGATATTCGGGACATCTACCACCGGGAGCGGGAACCGCGCCTGCGCGACGTGCGCAACATCCCCATGGAGTCGTTGCTGCAGGCCGTGACCAACCGGGTCTGGGTGGAGCGGCGACTGCTTATTTTCGATGCGGACGGCGGCCAGACCCGTTGGCTGCAATATTTCCTGCAAGCCAATGGATATACGGATTATTATTTCCTGGACGGCGGAGTGGAATCCCTGGGCCGCAGCGCCAAGACCCGCCTTGTGGATGTGGGGACGTCGTCCGTGTCCTTTAGCCAGCACAATATGTTGCGGTTGTTGAAGGATCGACAAATTCAGGAGTTGGACCGGCGGTTGTTGCTGTATGTGGCGGCGCGGTTGCGTTTCGACAATTACGCCCTGCTGGTGCGTTCCGAGACCATGATCCGGCTGGGTGTGGACGAGGGGGCGTTGTTCGAGGCCTCGGATCGGCTGGCACGAAGCGGCTGGCTGCTCTATACCCGGGTGAACGGTTCCCTGGTCTACCGTGTGAATCCCCGGCTGGCCTGGCGGGGCGAGATGGAAGGCAAGGTCTGGATGTCGCGGGTGCATGAATTTGAAAAGGCCGTGGGGAGGTAA
- a CDS encoding VPLPA-CTERM sorting domain-containing protein: MKRHILFLTIAFLLTMTTTTLAVPFNITYTADNSLRNFSYSVDGGVLQSVPGFVDEGSSGDWTTPQSLSFDMAVGSTYQFVWQVDNTGAVGADDNPMAFLAEISNAWGTVETSSIWEVANNNGGTPGTWGAATEYALNSGAWLTGESGNSIWFKGNGNSGVAGISDSARWIGLDEYPGPTGQESMFVRLSLTTPTPLPAAVWMFGAGLAGLLGMGRWRRRS, encoded by the coding sequence ATGAAACGCCACATCCTGTTTTTGACCATCGCTTTTTTGTTGACGATGACTACCACGACATTGGCAGTGCCGTTCAATATTACCTATACAGCTGACAACAGTCTGAGGAATTTTTCCTACTCCGTGGACGGCGGCGTGCTGCAAAGCGTGCCCGGCTTCGTGGATGAAGGGAGTTCCGGAGACTGGACCACGCCGCAGAGCCTGAGTTTTGATATGGCCGTGGGATCGACCTACCAGTTCGTCTGGCAGGTGGACAATACCGGGGCCGTGGGCGCCGATGACAACCCCATGGCGTTCCTGGCGGAAATTTCCAATGCCTGGGGAACCGTTGAAACCTCCTCGATTTGGGAAGTGGCCAACAACAATGGCGGCACACCCGGCACCTGGGGGGCGGCCACGGAATACGCCCTGAACAGCGGCGCATGGCTCACCGGCGAATCCGGAAATAGCATCTGGTTCAAAGGAAACGGCAATAGCGGCGTTGCGGGGATTTCCGACTCGGCCCGCTGGATCGGGCTGGACGAGTATCCCGGTCCCACAGGACAGGAGAGCATGTTCGTGCGCTTGAGCCTGACCACACCCACGCCGTTGCCTGCGGCGGTGTGGATGTTTGGCGCGGGGCTGGCAGGGCTGCTCGGCATGGGCCGGTGGCGTCGCCGTTCCTGA
- a CDS encoding sensor domain-containing diguanylate cyclase, which translates to MANGTYRRISSADLLMAVAGGAEELSHADGWPDGVNTLLAGLGKVTGVSRVWIFQKIELTDEYVLQDYVFEWAAAPRHVQIGMPMFSMFRSFRDNPEYETLVQSRLRGEVQAVMVNQLPEGTWLHGNLARQKILSMLTLPIMVDGEWWGVLGFDDCEREYSWSETEMALLRTAAGLIAGAIARNRLSARVRQFHILQGLTDSATWALDWRRGRLWFAGNLAGRWDIPEEGRYFSMLGALRMVHPQDRRGLLQELRFGLGNGATRLRRDVRVRAKDGSFIWVELIGELTLDGEGRPVELSGIAVDIRHRKRTEHKLQREAVTDALTGAANRRTFMREIQDLFDQAMTSNDPLSLLLMDLDHFKGINDTWGHQVGDAMLHQFATFCRESLREGDVLARIGGEEFAVLLPGTDSASAAAVGERIREAVGHAPVQHGDQNIPMTVSLGAATVPESLPGSPLIKNASELFVWADKALYAAKRQGRNRLVRATMDLKED; encoded by the coding sequence ATGGCGAACGGAACCTACCGACGCATTTCCTCCGCAGACCTGCTCATGGCAGTGGCTGGCGGAGCCGAAGAACTGTCCCATGCCGATGGCTGGCCAGACGGGGTGAACACCCTGCTTGCCGGCCTGGGGAAGGTCACGGGGGTGAGTCGGGTGTGGATTTTTCAGAAAATCGAACTTACCGACGAATACGTGCTCCAGGATTATGTCTTTGAGTGGGCAGCGGCACCGCGCCATGTGCAGATCGGCATGCCCATGTTCAGCATGTTCCGCAGTTTTCGGGACAATCCCGAGTACGAAACCCTGGTGCAAAGCCGATTGCGCGGCGAAGTTCAGGCCGTAATGGTGAATCAGCTCCCCGAGGGAACCTGGCTGCACGGCAATTTGGCCCGGCAAAAAATCCTATCCATGCTTACCCTGCCCATCATGGTGGACGGCGAGTGGTGGGGGGTTTTGGGGTTCGACGACTGCGAGCGGGAATACTCCTGGTCCGAAACGGAAATGGCGCTCTTGCGCACTGCTGCGGGGCTGATCGCCGGGGCCATTGCCCGAAACAGGCTCAGTGCGCGTGTGCGGCAGTTTCATATCCTGCAAGGATTGACGGACAGCGCCACCTGGGCCTTGGATTGGCGGCGCGGACGGCTGTGGTTTGCGGGCAATCTGGCGGGCCGATGGGACATCCCCGAGGAGGGACGTTATTTTTCCATGCTCGGGGCGTTGCGCATGGTGCATCCGCAGGATCGCCGCGGGTTGCTTCAGGAGTTGCGCTTTGGTTTGGGGAACGGGGCCACGCGGTTGCGGCGCGATGTGCGCGTGCGCGCCAAGGATGGCAGCTTCATATGGGTGGAGCTTATCGGCGAACTGACCCTGGACGGGGAAGGTCGCCCGGTGGAGTTGTCCGGCATTGCCGTGGACATCCGGCACCGCAAGCGCACCGAACACAAGTTGCAACGGGAAGCCGTGACGGACGCCCTCACCGGCGCGGCCAATCGACGTACCTTCATGCGGGAGATTCAGGATCTTTTTGATCAGGCCATGACCTCGAATGATCCTCTGTCCCTTCTCTTGATGGACCTGGATCATTTCAAGGGCATAAACGACACCTGGGGGCATCAGGTGGGCGACGCCATGCTGCACCAATTTGCGACATTTTGTCGGGAAAGCCTGCGGGAGGGGGATGTTCTTGCGCGCATCGGCGGCGAGGAATTCGCCGTACTCCTGCCCGGCACGGATTCCGCCAGCGCCGCAGCTGTGGGGGAGCGCATCCGTGAGGCCGTGGGCCATGCGCCGGTGCAACATGGTGACCAGAATATCCCCATGACCGTGAGCCTGGGGGCGGCCACGGTTCCCGAATCCCTGCCCGGTTCGCCGCTCATTAAGAATGCTTCGGAATTGTTCGTCTGGGCGGATAAGGCGCTCTACGCGGCCAAGCGTCAGGGCCGTAACCGGCTGGTGCGCGCCACTATGGATTTGAAAGAGGATTGA
- a CDS encoding Crp/Fnr family transcriptional regulator has protein sequence MPHNEPLTSLGIFQGLPENRRRELVAKGQVRHVAAGERIAERGQEVDAFFAVLEGQIKLSRSSLEGKEQTIYVFGPGEPFCLCGVFDTGAFLADAVALSQGRILILQRKAFDEAAEAHPVLLRNMVRLLSGRLRAALELVESLALREIPQRVAAYLRHLPVENDEVRLGMTHRELAKIVGATPETLSRALRRLDREGMIRVTEGRIRILDAEALARRADQG, from the coding sequence ATGCCGCACAACGAACCGCTCACCAGTTTGGGAATCTTTCAGGGACTGCCCGAAAACCGACGCAGAGAATTGGTTGCCAAGGGCCAGGTCCGACATGTCGCCGCAGGGGAACGCATTGCCGAACGCGGCCAGGAGGTGGACGCGTTTTTCGCCGTGCTGGAGGGGCAGATCAAGCTCTCCCGCAGCTCCCTGGAAGGGAAAGAACAGACCATCTATGTTTTTGGACCGGGGGAACCCTTTTGTCTTTGCGGCGTGTTTGACACGGGCGCGTTTCTGGCCGACGCCGTGGCCCTGAGCCAGGGGCGGATTTTGATTCTCCAGCGCAAGGCCTTTGATGAAGCGGCCGAAGCGCATCCCGTGCTCCTGCGCAACATGGTGCGGTTGCTTTCCGGTCGGCTCCGTGCGGCCCTGGAGTTGGTGGAATCCCTGGCTCTACGCGAAATTCCCCAACGCGTGGCCGCGTATCTGCGCCACTTGCCCGTGGAAAACGACGAAGTCCGCCTGGGCATGACCCACCGCGAGTTGGCCAAGATCGTCGGTGCCACGCCGGAAACGCTTTCCCGAGCGCTTCGCCGCTTGGACCGGGAAGGAATGATCCGAGTCACGGAAGGACGCATCCGCATTCTGGATGCCGAGGCATTGGCTCGCCGCGCAGATCAGGGCTGA
- a CDS encoding STAS domain-containing protein yields the protein MEWTTGTVGEYVLLAVSGRMDAVTAGDFEKACTEIMDQGKTHVVADLSGVEYISSAGLRSILSSAKKLRGVNGEIRFCGLNGMVRDVFTVSGFAAMFKLFDSAQEAAQD from the coding sequence ATGGAGTGGACGACCGGAACCGTTGGAGAATATGTGTTGCTGGCCGTGAGCGGACGGATGGACGCGGTCACGGCCGGGGATTTTGAAAAAGCCTGCACCGAGATCATGGACCAGGGCAAGACCCATGTGGTGGCCGACCTTTCCGGCGTGGAATACATCAGCTCGGCCGGGTTGCGGAGCATTCTTTCCTCGGCCAAGAAGTTGCGCGGCGTGAACGGGGAGATTCGTTTTTGCGGACTCAACGGCATGGTGCGCGACGTGTTTACGGTTTCAGGCTTTGCCGCCATGTTCAAGCTGTTTGATTCCGCCCAGGAAGCGGCGCAGGACTAA